A window of the Streptomyces luomodiensis genome harbors these coding sequences:
- a CDS encoding TetR/AcrR family transcriptional regulator has protein sequence MARDPGRPLRADAQRNREKILSTAVRVFAEEGLDARLERIAKEAGVGTGTLYRNFPTRELLIEAAYRNELARLCAAAPELLATLPPREALRAWLGRFMDYANAKLGMADALRGVVASGVNPYAQSHEMIQDALTRLMDAAVTAGAIRSDIGATDMFAALTGIALASGKPEQREQADRLLDLTLDGLSAAPRP, from the coding sequence ATGGCCAGAGATCCAGGGCGCCCCCTGCGGGCCGACGCACAGCGCAACCGGGAGAAGATCCTCTCCACGGCGGTGCGGGTGTTCGCCGAGGAAGGGCTGGACGCCCGCCTCGAGCGCATCGCCAAGGAGGCGGGCGTGGGCACCGGCACCCTCTACCGGAACTTCCCGACCCGGGAGCTGCTGATCGAGGCCGCCTACCGCAACGAACTCGCCCGGCTCTGTGCCGCCGCCCCCGAACTGCTGGCGACCCTGCCCCCGCGCGAGGCCCTGCGCGCCTGGCTGGGCCGCTTCATGGACTACGCCAACGCCAAGCTGGGCATGGCGGACGCGCTGCGGGGCGTCGTCGCGTCGGGCGTCAACCCCTACGCCCAGAGCCACGAGATGATCCAGGACGCTCTGACGCGGCTGATGGACGCCGCCGTCACGGCCGGTGCGATCCGGTCGGACATTGGCGCCACCGACATGTTCGCCGCGCTCACCGGTATCGCCCTCGCCTCGGGCAAGCCCGAACAGCGGGAGCAGGCCGACCGTCTGCTCGACCTCACCCTGGACGGGCTCAGCGCCGCACCCCGGCCGTAG
- a CDS encoding phosphatase PAP2 family protein, which yields MLWATAGVTALGFFITLEIVARHYGLPGPITNQVKEVVFAPKSGFLLYAGMALMMVVLTWRQRFLAAGAAIGIDVVFFLVRWAADAQPTDGHPFGNGALWVILGCAVIAVTRRTGPERLLLLKGVGLALLLVAGRKTGDTWLLITSRTRPTVLDPYVATADHALGNPSWLAGRIVRASGPIGSHILDYVYIQLAVAAVAVAMYQLRKVAVERRFPRHHLVRTFLVIGLLGPGIYMIFPVVGPVFAYGADGGHWAVADLWPHTPPPISTPHPVPFDEITPRNCMPSLHTAWATAIFIHSRKGPRALRYAGTFWLIATLGATLGFGYHYGVDLVAGVVFTLTIEAALLSLARGWDRSGTQLVAYGTTVFAALLLCYRYLPVEMAQAPWLFGPLLLLAMASVIQGYVRTTRRWEPAAAPAPRPEPQPEPVV from the coding sequence ATGCTGTGGGCCACGGCCGGTGTGACGGCCCTCGGATTCTTCATCACGCTGGAGATCGTCGCGCGCCACTACGGGCTGCCGGGGCCGATCACCAACCAGGTCAAAGAGGTGGTGTTCGCCCCCAAATCCGGTTTCCTGCTGTACGCCGGTATGGCGCTGATGATGGTGGTGCTCACCTGGCGGCAACGGTTCCTCGCGGCCGGTGCCGCGATCGGCATCGACGTCGTCTTCTTCCTGGTGCGGTGGGCGGCCGACGCACAGCCGACCGACGGCCACCCCTTCGGCAACGGCGCGCTGTGGGTCATCCTGGGCTGTGCGGTCATCGCCGTCACCCGCCGCACCGGCCCAGAACGCCTCCTGCTGCTCAAGGGCGTCGGGCTGGCCCTGCTGCTGGTGGCCGGCCGCAAGACCGGCGACACCTGGCTGCTCATCACCTCCAGGACCCGCCCGACGGTGCTCGACCCGTACGTGGCCACCGCCGATCACGCGCTGGGCAACCCCTCGTGGCTGGCGGGCCGGATCGTCCGGGCCAGCGGCCCGATCGGCAGCCACATTCTCGACTACGTCTACATCCAGCTCGCGGTGGCCGCGGTCGCCGTCGCGATGTACCAGCTGCGCAAGGTGGCCGTCGAGCGCCGCTTCCCGCGCCACCACCTGGTGCGCACGTTCCTCGTGATCGGCCTCCTCGGACCGGGCATCTACATGATCTTCCCCGTGGTCGGACCGGTCTTCGCCTACGGCGCCGACGGCGGGCACTGGGCCGTGGCCGACCTGTGGCCGCACACACCGCCGCCGATCAGCACCCCGCACCCGGTGCCCTTCGACGAGATCACCCCACGCAACTGCATGCCCAGCCTGCACACGGCATGGGCCACCGCGATCTTCATCCACTCCCGCAAGGGCCCGCGGGCGCTGCGCTACGCGGGCACGTTCTGGCTGATCGCCACGCTCGGGGCGACGCTGGGATTCGGCTACCACTACGGCGTGGACCTCGTCGCCGGCGTGGTGTTCACGCTCACCATCGAGGCGGCGCTGCTCTCGCTCGCCCGCGGCTGGGACCGGTCGGGAACCCAGCTGGTCGCCTACGGCACGACGGTCTTCGCCGCGCTCTTGCTGTGCTATCGCTATCTGCCGGTGGAGATGGCCCAGGCGCCCTGGCTGTTCGGACCGCTTCTCCTGCTGGCGATGGCCTCGGTGATTCAGGGCTACGTACGGACCACCAGGCGATGGGAACCGGCCGCCGCGCCGGCCCCGCGGCCGGAACCGCAGCCCGAACCGGTGGTCTGA
- a CDS encoding undecaprenyl-diphosphate phosphatase, translating to MSAISIGQAVVLGVVEGVTEFLPISSTGHLKIAEGLLDIPVDDTSVVAFTAVIQVGAIAAVLLYFFRDIVRYVTAWGRGLADREQRYHHDYKFTWWVIYATIPIVIVGLAAKPLIDGPLASLWVVAASLIGGSGLMWAADRMGRHKRGEDDTGFKDAMLVGCAQILALLFPGFSRSGATMSTGLILDLDRVAATRLSFFLGIPSLTGAGLYELKDAMGGAVGAVPLAVGTAVSFAVAYASIAWLLKFVAKHSFNAFVIYRIVVGVALLGLLGTGVLNA from the coding sequence GTGAGCGCGATCAGCATCGGACAGGCCGTCGTCCTCGGCGTCGTGGAGGGGGTCACCGAATTCCTCCCGATCTCCTCCACCGGCCACCTCAAGATCGCTGAAGGGCTGTTGGACATCCCGGTCGACGACACCTCCGTCGTGGCCTTCACCGCGGTGATCCAGGTGGGCGCCATCGCCGCCGTCCTGCTGTACTTCTTCCGCGACATCGTCCGCTACGTCACCGCGTGGGGGCGCGGGCTGGCCGACCGCGAGCAGCGGTACCACCACGACTACAAGTTCACCTGGTGGGTCATCTACGCCACGATCCCCATCGTGATCGTGGGCCTCGCGGCCAAACCCCTGATCGACGGCCCGCTCGCCTCCCTGTGGGTGGTGGCCGCCTCGCTGATCGGGGGCAGCGGGCTGATGTGGGCGGCCGACCGGATGGGCCGCCACAAGCGCGGCGAGGACGACACCGGCTTCAAGGACGCGATGCTGGTCGGCTGCGCGCAGATCCTGGCCCTGCTCTTCCCCGGCTTCTCCCGCTCGGGCGCCACGATGTCCACCGGTCTCATCCTGGACCTGGACCGGGTGGCCGCCACCCGGCTCTCCTTCTTCCTGGGCATCCCGTCGCTGACCGGCGCGGGGCTGTACGAGCTCAAGGACGCCATGGGCGGCGCGGTGGGCGCGGTGCCGCTCGCGGTGGGCACGGCGGTGTCCTTCGCCGTGGCGTACGCCTCCATCGCCTGGCTGCTGAAGTTCGTCGCCAAGCATTCGTTCAACGCCTTCGTGATCTACCGGATCGTCGTCGGCGTGGCGCTGCTGGGGCTGCTCGGCACGGGTGTGCTGAACGCCTGA
- a CDS encoding ATP-binding protein — MAERLSLPVPGVVGQAVGMAELSGARLIGAQVSAPDPLTAPGAAGAGGQAPRPPAAADEGDGHVLPVPHACEAVATVRRRAHALLSEWELPDDRLDEALMVISEMVTNAILHALPPAVLRLRRTESGGCSTVRIEVIDGGPVPADQRADEDIEPDEHGRGLGIVTALSRRHGSHACRDGITWWADLPVA, encoded by the coding sequence GTGGCGGAACGCTTGAGCTTGCCGGTGCCCGGTGTCGTGGGGCAGGCCGTGGGCATGGCCGAACTGTCCGGTGCCCGGCTCATCGGTGCCCAGGTGTCGGCCCCGGACCCCCTGACGGCGCCGGGGGCGGCCGGTGCCGGTGGCCAGGCCCCTCGTCCGCCGGCGGCGGCGGACGAGGGGGACGGTCATGTCCTCCCGGTCCCGCATGCGTGTGAGGCCGTCGCCACGGTGCGGCGGCGGGCGCACGCGCTGCTGTCGGAGTGGGAGCTGCCGGACGACCGGCTCGACGAGGCGCTCATGGTGATCTCCGAGATGGTCACCAACGCGATCCTGCACGCCCTGCCCCCGGCGGTGCTGCGGCTGCGCCGGACGGAGTCCGGGGGCTGCTCCACCGTGCGGATCGAGGTCATCGACGGCGGCCCGGTCCCCGCCGACCAGCGGGCGGACGAGGACATCGAGCCCGATGAGCACGGCCGCGGGCTCGGCATCGTCACCGCGCTCTCGAGGCGCCACGGCAGCCATGCCTGCCGCGACGGCATCACCTGGTGGGCGGATCTGCCGGTCGCCTAG
- a CDS encoding IclR family transcriptional regulator, with translation MAGPVQSIERAAAILRLLAQGSGRLSLGEVAASLGLAKGTAHGILRTLQSVDFVEQDKATGKYQLGAALLHLGTSYLDINELRSRSINWTDALAARSGEAVRIGVPLEGKVLIVHHVFRPDDTFQTLDVGSLLPLHASALGKILLAFGATPLEPLMDPEPESYTRHTLVSAHALNRALSEIRETGWAVATQEMMMGEADIAAPIRGQGGLVVGAVGISGAMERLCDGKGRPHASLVGLTRDAARAISRDLGAARW, from the coding sequence ATGGCCGGCCCGGTGCAGTCCATCGAGCGGGCGGCGGCGATTCTGCGACTGCTCGCCCAGGGCTCCGGACGGCTCAGTCTGGGCGAGGTGGCGGCCTCGCTCGGCCTCGCCAAAGGCACCGCGCACGGCATCCTGCGCACCCTCCAGAGCGTCGACTTCGTCGAACAGGACAAGGCCACGGGCAAGTACCAGCTCGGCGCGGCGCTGCTGCACCTGGGGACCAGCTATCTCGACATCAACGAGCTGCGGTCCCGCTCCATCAACTGGACCGACGCCCTGGCCGCCCGCAGCGGCGAGGCGGTGCGCATCGGCGTGCCCCTGGAGGGCAAGGTCCTCATCGTCCACCACGTCTTCCGGCCCGACGACACCTTCCAGACCCTGGACGTGGGCTCACTGCTGCCCCTGCACGCCAGCGCGCTGGGCAAGATCCTGCTGGCGTTCGGGGCGACCCCCCTGGAGCCGCTCATGGACCCCGAACCCGAGAGCTACACCCGGCACACGCTCGTCTCCGCACACGCGCTGAACCGCGCGCTCAGCGAGATCCGGGAGACCGGATGGGCGGTCGCCACACAGGAAATGATGATGGGCGAGGCGGATATCGCGGCGCCCATCCGCGGACAGGGCGGCCTGGTGGTGGGCGCCGTCGGCATCTCCGGCGCCATGGAACGCCTCTGCGACGGCAAAGGGCGGCCCCACGCCTCACTCGTCGGACTGACCCGCGACGCCGCCCGCGCCATCTCCCGCGACCTCGGCGCCGCCCGCTGGTGA
- a CDS encoding cytochrome P450 encodes MDSPSHDDGSGESGAREYGGRKVDRGPDQGGCPVRRGPDGVWQVSGYAEARTVLRSTGTVQAGLGIETVEKLPSRFRRPVLYRDGPEHRADRRQTARFFTPRRVHEHYREIMVRVAEAQIDTIRETGRGHLAEVGFHLAIEVAGAVIGLTESRPGIQERLERFFPAEFGTPGLTSLRGIRWLLRGHANWLRVYWGDVRPAVRARRRRRRDDLISHLLDEGCSAGEILGECLTFAAAGMVTTREFVNVAAWHLFDDAALLARYRAADEPGRIAILQEILRLEPVIGRLRRRTTAPLRLPGGGGDPGAEVTIPAGELVDVVLHRANLDGRTVGERPERLRPGRPMAAGAGAPGLSFGDGAHTCPGAPVALLETDVFLSRLFALPGIRMTTPPRVGFKDPIGGYELRGCTVELTSRP; translated from the coding sequence ATGGACAGCCCGTCGCACGACGACGGCTCTGGGGAGAGCGGGGCGCGGGAGTACGGGGGGCGCAAGGTCGACCGGGGGCCGGACCAGGGCGGCTGCCCGGTGCGGCGCGGGCCGGACGGGGTCTGGCAGGTGTCCGGCTACGCCGAGGCCCGCACCGTGCTGCGCAGCACCGGCACCGTGCAGGCCGGGCTCGGCATCGAGACCGTGGAGAAGCTGCCGTCGCGGTTCCGGCGGCCGGTGCTCTACCGGGACGGGCCCGAACACCGTGCGGACCGGCGGCAGACGGCCCGGTTCTTCACCCCGCGCCGGGTGCACGAGCACTATCGCGAGATCATGGTCCGGGTGGCGGAGGCGCAGATCGACACCATCCGGGAGACCGGCCGGGGCCATCTCGCCGAGGTGGGTTTCCATCTGGCGATCGAGGTGGCCGGTGCGGTGATCGGCCTGACGGAGAGCCGGCCGGGGATCCAGGAGCGGCTGGAGCGGTTCTTCCCCGCGGAATTCGGCACCCCGGGGCTGACCAGCCTGCGCGGAATCCGATGGCTGCTGCGGGGACACGCGAACTGGCTGCGGGTCTACTGGGGTGATGTCCGCCCGGCCGTACGGGCCCGGCGACGGCGGCGGCGCGACGACCTGATCTCCCATCTGCTGGACGAGGGGTGCTCGGCCGGCGAGATCCTGGGGGAATGCCTCACCTTCGCCGCCGCGGGGATGGTCACCACCCGGGAGTTCGTCAATGTGGCGGCGTGGCATCTGTTCGACGACGCCGCGCTGCTGGCGCGGTACCGGGCGGCCGACGAGCCCGGCAGGATCGCGATCCTCCAGGAGATCCTGCGGCTCGAACCGGTCATCGGCCGGCTCCGCCGCCGGACCACCGCCCCGCTCCGGCTGCCGGGCGGCGGCGGGGACCCGGGGGCGGAGGTGACGATTCCGGCCGGGGAGCTGGTCGACGTCGTCCTCCACCGCGCCAATCTCGACGGCCGTACGGTGGGCGAGCGGCCGGAGCGGCTCCGTCCGGGCCGCCCGATGGCCGCGGGCGCCGGGGCGCCGGGGCTGTCCTTCGGGGACGGTGCGCACACCTGCCCCGGAGCCCCGGTCGCGCTCCTGGAGACGGACGTCTTCCTCAGCCGTCTGTTCGCCCTGCCCGGCATCCGTATGACGACCCCGCCCAGGGTCGGCTTCAAGGACCCGATCGGCGGCTATGAGCTGCGCGGCTGTACGGTCGAACTCACCAGCCGCCCCTGA
- a CDS encoding SseB family protein, with product MTSPSDESVSATQQALGELAADRADETALNTLANSEVLLPSAETGEEPDPQAVTLPVFQQEDGAQLVPVFTTPARMHQALPQIERYHLVPLGALAQGWPSEELSLTIDAGAPEAVTLSANGVRTLLSGSGPAA from the coding sequence ATGACCAGCCCTTCCGACGAAAGCGTCTCCGCCACCCAGCAGGCCCTCGGCGAGCTGGCGGCCGACCGGGCGGACGAGACGGCGCTGAACACCCTTGCCAACAGTGAGGTCCTGCTCCCCTCCGCCGAGACCGGCGAGGAGCCGGACCCGCAGGCCGTGACCCTGCCCGTGTTCCAGCAGGAGGACGGGGCGCAGCTGGTACCGGTCTTCACCACTCCGGCCCGGATGCACCAGGCCCTGCCGCAGATCGAGCGGTACCACCTGGTGCCGCTGGGCGCGCTGGCCCAGGGCTGGCCCTCCGAGGAGCTCTCGCTGACCATCGACGCGGGCGCCCCGGAGGCCGTCACCCTCTCGGCCAACGGCGTACGGACCCTGCTCAGCGGCTCCGGTCCGGCCGCCTGA
- a CDS encoding helix-turn-helix transcriptional regulator, whose amino-acid sequence MDSENSLGRFLRARRERVRPEDVGILPGSRRRVAGLRREEVALLSGVSTDYYVRLEQGRERHPSAQVVEALARALVLEEDAAAHLHRLARPAPVRRRPAARRERVSPALLRMMEGWPRTPAVVLGRCLTVLAHNALGGALFDGHTHSRDLMRLVFLDPDAREFYPDWDRVAVNTVAGLRAAAGIDEEDPELIAVVGELSLKSETFRRLWARHDIRQKTHETKRFRHRLVGELTLEYEALTVNSAPGQQLIVYQAEPGSPSEQALALLGSLTADAVEAPHRVDRTTTKDRSI is encoded by the coding sequence ATGGACAGCGAGAATTCTCTGGGGCGTTTTCTGCGGGCCCGCCGTGAGCGGGTGCGACCCGAGGACGTGGGCATCCTGCCCGGCTCCCGACGCCGGGTGGCGGGGCTGCGCCGGGAAGAGGTCGCCCTGCTGTCGGGGGTCAGCACCGACTACTACGTACGCCTGGAGCAGGGCCGGGAGCGGCACCCCTCCGCACAGGTGGTCGAGGCCCTGGCCCGCGCGCTGGTGCTGGAGGAGGACGCGGCGGCCCATCTGCACCGGCTGGCCCGCCCGGCCCCCGTCCGGCGCCGCCCGGCCGCGCGGCGGGAGCGGGTGAGCCCGGCCCTGCTGCGGATGATGGAGGGCTGGCCGCGGACACCGGCCGTGGTCCTGGGGCGCTGTCTGACCGTACTGGCCCACAACGCCCTGGGCGGGGCCCTGTTCGACGGGCACACCCACAGCCGGGACCTGATGCGGCTGGTCTTCCTCGACCCGGACGCGCGCGAGTTCTACCCCGACTGGGACCGGGTGGCGGTCAACACCGTCGCCGGGCTGCGCGCGGCGGCCGGGATCGACGAGGAGGATCCCGAACTGATCGCCGTCGTCGGTGAGCTGTCGCTCAAGAGCGAGACGTTCCGGCGGCTGTGGGCCCGCCACGACATCCGTCAGAAGACCCATGAGACCAAGCGCTTCCGCCACCGCCTGGTCGGTGAGCTGACGCTGGAGTACGAGGCGCTGACCGTGAACAGCGCCCCCGGCCAGCAGCTCATCGTCTACCAGGCCGAACCGGGCAGCCCCTCCGAACAGGCGCTGGCCCTGCTGGGCAGCCTCACCGCCGACGCGGTGGAGGCGCCCCACCGTGTCGATCGCACCACGACGAAGGATCGTTCCATATGA
- a CDS encoding oxidoreductase, which translates to MTVNDSPVWFITGCSTGLGRALATAVLDHGHRAVVTARDPRQVADIVAGHEDRALALALDVTDKARVAEAVKEAETAFGRIDVLVNNAGYGYLAALEEGEDEEVRALFDTNVFGLVDVTRAVLPGMRARRAGHIVNISSLGGLVAFGATGYYHATKFAVEGLSESLAAEVAPLGIKVTIVEPAAFRTNWSGPSMRQSALTIDDYAGTAGARRTSTLATYGRQPGDPVRASEAIIGVVEAAEPPLRLLLGKAAYDIAQARLDSLRTAFDTWREVTLGADYPAA; encoded by the coding sequence ATGACCGTCAATGACTCGCCCGTCTGGTTCATCACCGGTTGTTCGACCGGTCTGGGCCGGGCACTCGCCACCGCCGTCCTCGACCACGGCCACCGCGCGGTGGTCACCGCCCGCGACCCCCGGCAGGTGGCCGACATCGTCGCCGGGCACGAGGACCGCGCGCTGGCCCTGGCACTCGACGTCACCGACAAGGCGCGGGTGGCGGAGGCCGTCAAGGAGGCGGAAACCGCCTTCGGCCGCATCGACGTCCTGGTCAACAACGCCGGCTACGGCTACCTCGCCGCCCTCGAGGAGGGCGAGGACGAGGAGGTCCGGGCCCTGTTCGACACCAATGTCTTCGGCTTGGTGGACGTCACCCGCGCGGTGCTGCCGGGCATGCGGGCCCGCCGCGCCGGCCACATCGTGAACATCTCCTCCCTCGGCGGCCTGGTCGCCTTCGGTGCCACCGGCTACTACCACGCCACCAAGTTCGCCGTGGAGGGCCTCTCCGAATCGCTCGCCGCCGAGGTGGCCCCCCTGGGCATCAAGGTGACGATCGTCGAGCCGGCCGCCTTCCGCACCAACTGGTCCGGCCCCTCCATGCGGCAGTCCGCCCTCACCATCGACGACTACGCCGGGACCGCGGGCGCCCGGCGCACCAGCACCCTGGCCACGTACGGCCGGCAGCCCGGGGACCCGGTCCGGGCGAGCGAGGCCATCATCGGCGTGGTCGAGGCGGCAGAACCCCCGCTGCGGCTGCTGCTGGGCAAGGCCGCCTACGACATCGCCCAGGCCAGGCTGGACTCCCTCAGGACCGCCTTCGACACCTGGCGGGAGGTCACCCTCGGCGCCGACTACCCGGCCGCCTAG
- a CDS encoding SDR family oxidoreductase, which yields MSGIEGKVVAITGASSGIGEATALLLAERGAKVVLGARRSHRIEALAGRIAAAGGEAVPVVTDVKRREDLSRLVATARRRYGQLDVLVGNAGISPISALDDLRVADWEEMVDVNIKGVLYGIAEALPVFRAQGFGHFVHTLSTAGLTIVPTMSVYAGTKNAVRAISEGLRQEAGETLRVTTVSPGFTRTELADSITDPATRSGIQEGMDKIAMPPDAIARAIAFAIEQPAGVDVGEIVVRPTAQS from the coding sequence ATGTCGGGTATCGAAGGCAAGGTCGTCGCCATTACGGGCGCGAGCAGCGGCATCGGCGAGGCGACCGCGCTGCTGCTCGCCGAGCGCGGCGCGAAGGTCGTCCTCGGCGCGCGGCGGTCGCACCGCATCGAGGCGCTGGCGGGCCGGATCGCCGCGGCGGGCGGCGAGGCGGTCCCGGTCGTCACGGATGTCAAGCGGCGCGAGGATCTGTCGCGGCTGGTCGCGACGGCACGGAGACGGTACGGACAGCTCGATGTCCTGGTCGGCAACGCCGGTATCAGCCCGATCTCCGCCCTCGACGATCTGCGCGTCGCGGACTGGGAGGAGATGGTCGACGTCAACATCAAGGGGGTGCTGTACGGCATCGCCGAAGCGCTGCCCGTCTTCCGGGCGCAGGGCTTCGGACATTTCGTGCACACCCTCTCCACCGCCGGGCTGACCATCGTCCCGACGATGTCGGTCTACGCCGGCACCAAGAACGCCGTGCGCGCCATCTCCGAAGGGCTGCGCCAGGAGGCCGGCGAGACGCTGCGGGTGACCACCGTCTCGCCCGGGTTCACCCGGACGGAACTCGCGGATTCCATCACCGACCCGGCCACGCGGAGCGGGATACAGGAGGGCATGGACAAGATCGCGATGCCCCCGGACGCCATCGCCCGCGCCATCGCGTTCGCCATCGAGCAGCCGGCCGGTGTCGACGTGGGGGAGATCGTGGTCCGCCCCACCGCGCAGAGCTGA
- the glpK gene encoding glycerol kinase GlpK encodes MVERYVMSIDQGTMSTRCILFDHQGRLVSVAQREHQQHYAKPGWAEHDPTEIWSQLRRSVVPRALESAGIEPGQITAIGIANQRETTVVWDRRTGVPVSHAITWQDTRTSGYVEELRRTTGDDFFLERCGLSPTTYFSAPRLRWLFDHLDGLRERAERGDVLFGTMESWLIWNLTGGPDGGVHLTDATNASRTMLMNIRTLTWDDELLAYFDVPRAMLPRIRASAECYGTARALLPGVPICAALGDQQAALFGQTCFGRGEAKCTYGTGSFLLLNTGTDLVRSRHGLLTTVGYRIGDEPPVYALEGPIAVTGSLVQWFRDRLGMIHSAPEIETLARGVEDNGGCYIVPAFSGLFAPHWRSDARGVVVGLTSYITKGHLARAVLEATGWQTREVVDAMNADSPQPLRQLKVDGGMTSNNLLMQFLADVLDMPVVRPMVSETVSLGAAYAAGLTAGYWPDLEGLRRNWHRAAQWEPTMDPARREAEYENWRRAVQRSLGWVRP; translated from the coding sequence ATGGTTGAACGCTATGTGATGTCCATCGACCAGGGCACCATGTCCACCCGGTGCATCCTCTTCGACCACCAGGGACGTCTGGTGTCGGTCGCCCAGCGAGAACACCAACAGCACTACGCCAAGCCCGGCTGGGCCGAGCACGACCCCACCGAGATCTGGTCCCAGCTGCGCCGCTCCGTCGTCCCCCGGGCCCTGGAGAGCGCGGGGATCGAACCCGGCCAGATCACCGCGATCGGCATCGCCAATCAGCGCGAGACCACGGTGGTCTGGGACCGCCGCACCGGCGTTCCGGTCAGCCACGCCATCACCTGGCAGGACACCCGCACCAGCGGCTACGTCGAAGAACTGCGGCGGACCACCGGGGACGACTTCTTCCTCGAACGCTGCGGCCTGTCGCCCACCACCTACTTCTCCGCACCACGGCTGCGCTGGCTGTTCGACCACCTCGACGGCTTGCGCGAACGCGCGGAACGCGGCGATGTGCTCTTCGGCACGATGGAGAGCTGGCTGATCTGGAACCTCACCGGAGGCCCCGACGGCGGAGTCCACCTCACCGACGCCACCAACGCCAGCCGCACCATGCTCATGAACATCCGCACCCTGACCTGGGACGACGAACTACTGGCCTATTTCGACGTGCCCCGGGCCATGCTGCCGCGGATCCGCGCCTCCGCCGAGTGCTACGGCACGGCCCGCGCCCTGCTGCCCGGCGTCCCGATCTGCGCCGCCCTCGGCGACCAGCAGGCCGCGCTGTTCGGGCAGACCTGCTTCGGCCGCGGCGAGGCCAAATGCACCTACGGCACCGGCAGCTTCCTGCTGCTCAACACCGGCACCGACCTCGTACGCTCCCGGCACGGACTGCTCACCACGGTGGGCTACCGGATCGGCGACGAACCGCCGGTCTACGCCCTGGAAGGCCCGATCGCCGTCACCGGCTCACTGGTGCAGTGGTTCCGCGACCGGCTGGGAATGATCCACAGCGCCCCCGAGATAGAGACCCTCGCCCGCGGCGTCGAGGACAACGGCGGCTGCTACATCGTCCCCGCCTTCTCCGGACTGTTCGCCCCGCACTGGCGCAGCGACGCACGCGGGGTGGTCGTCGGACTCACCTCGTACATCACCAAGGGACATCTGGCACGGGCCGTCCTGGAGGCCACCGGATGGCAGACCCGGGAGGTGGTCGACGCCATGAACGCCGACTCCCCGCAGCCCCTGCGTCAACTGAAGGTGGACGGCGGGATGACCTCCAACAATCTGCTGATGCAGTTCCTCGCCGACGTCCTGGACATGCCCGTGGTGCGCCCCATGGTCTCCGAGACCGTCTCCCTCGGCGCCGCCTACGCCGCCGGGCTCACCGCCGGCTACTGGCCGGACCTGGAGGGGCTGCGCCGCAACTGGCACCGCGCCGCCCAGTGGGAGCCCACCATGGACCCCGCGCGGCGGGAGGCGGAGTACGAGAACTGGCGGCGGGCGGTCCAGAGGTCACTGGGCTGGGTCAGGCCGTAG